TTTCGGCAGCTTTTTTCGCATATTCAGGAAGATCTTTTCTATTAACCGTTTCGATCAGTGCTTGCGCCAATGCCTCTGGTGATGTATCCGTATATTTTATATACGGATTATTGCTTACAAGACGATTATTCGGACCGTCGTTCACGATTGGTATTGTACCGGTTGCAAGAAGTTCAAGAGGAAGAAGCGACATATTCGTAAGAGACAACACAAGAGCCGCAGCAGATTGATTATAGACATCTGACAACTGGTCTATTCTTAGAGTCTTAAGATTGGTATATGGGAATGGAATATCCCACTCTGACACATCCCACCCCGCTAACACAATTTCATATTCAGGCATCTTCTCATGAAAGATCTCAAGCGTCATAATTCCTAAATCAAAGCCACGTCGTTCAGTAACTGGTCTAGCATAGAAAAATATCTGTTTACGATCTCCGTCATTAGTGAATCTATAGTTTATTGGATCAGCACCAAAATCATAATGATCACATTTCATACCGTATTCCCGAGTCAACTTATCATCTAACCATGCACCCGCAGTAATACCGTGAAATCCAAATTTATATGTATTCTCAGCCAAGACATAGTCCGTACCCATGGGATAAAAAAGTGGTTCAAAATCTTGCACAAAGTAAAACTTTTGACTGTCATTCTTGTCATTAAATACCGCATACGCCGTCTCCCATCCCGTCGCAAATACTGCATCTGATTTTACCATTGCACCATTATATCTCTTGAATGTAAGGTTTTTAGCTTTACAATACGCTTTCACATTATCGCGTGCTTGAGCGATCGTCATATCATCATAATTGCTATATATGTAAATATTATTTTTATGGCCACTTCTGTCTAATATTTCGATAAATCTGAATATGTTCTGATGTCCACCGCCACTACTGGGAGGTGACATGACCCAGTTAATAACAAAGGGAGCATCGTGTTTCGTAGATGGTTTCACATAGGGACGGCTGGACCAATCTGCATCCATTACATTTTGTCGATCTACTAAAGATACAAATTTTTTCTTTACTGCACTATTAGACGTAAGTTGGATCTGTTTTTTCTGTAATTTTTGAAGTGATTTAACACCCAGAGATAAGACTCCTTCATTTTTAACAACAGAGAAACCTTTTCGAGTGTATTTCTTGGCTTTATTTAAAAACGACATACAACTAGTTTTCTACTCCGACAGAATACGCATCGTCCGGGTGAATTAAGACATTCGGCATATCCCAACCCTCAACATCAAATTCATAGATATCGTCGTTTACAATATAGAAATCCCCTGTCTTTTTATTCTTTAACGATGCCGACAGGAGGTATTTTCCATCGTTAAATATCCCTGGAATTGTCCAACTAATCGTTATTAAGTCGCCTTTGCTGAAGTCCTTTTTCGTTTTTTCATCAAGGACGAATTCAAGCGCCGAAAGTATAGTTCCTCCAGGATTATTCAGCTTTATTAACAATTCAATATTTTTTGCATCACTATTATTTATCCTCACTCGACATACAACTTTTATATCTTCGTGAGGTCTGTAGAATACTTTAGATTCGTTATCGTCGCCAATCGTTACAAGCTCTTCAATTTGACAAGCTACATCAGAATTTTTAGAAATCTTGGATTTCTTCTTGTTATTGGATTTTAAAGAATTTTGTGTACTTTGAAGATTTAAATCTCTATAGACATCAGAGGCAGAGCTTGTATTTCCATCATAAATGATCCTACCATCGCTTAGCACAATAGCACGAGTACAAAAACGCTGAACAGCACTCATATCATGGGTAACCAGTATCACCGTCTTGCCTTTTGACTTAAGCTCATTAAAATATGAATAGCATTTTCTCTGGAAAGCTTCGTCGCCCACCGCAAGAACCTCATCAAGGACTAGTATGTCCGTATCTGCACGTATGGCGATTGAAAAAGCAAGTCTTACCTGCATCCCTGATGAATAGTTTTTTAGTTTTTGATCCATGAAACGTTCAAGTTCTGCAAAGGATACAATATCTTCATAGATATTCTCTATCTCAGTCCTCGAAAATCCAAGAAGGGCACCATTGAGGAACACGTTATCACGTCCAGATAGTTCAGGGTTAAAACCTACACCAAGTTCAATAAAGGGGGTTAGCTTGCCATTAATATCGATAGAGCCTTCGTCAGGAGAATAAATTCCCGATATTGTCTTTAAGAGTGTGCTCTTCCCACTTCCGTTACGCCCAAGAATACCCAAAAACTCACCTTTATGAATATCAAAAGATAAGTCACTTAAGACATGTTGCCTCTCGTAACCTCTTTTCTTAAAGTTAATTACCAAACCCTTAAGAGTATTCTGTCTTTCATGAGGTAAGTTAAAGCTCTTGCTAACATTTGAAATTTTAATTGCAACATTATCCATTAGATATTCTCCGCGAATGTACGAGATTGTTTCTTAAAGTAGAAAACCCCTCCAATAAATATAAGTATTGTTAGAATAAATGGCGTTAATATCATCCATGTATTTCCAATAAGAGTATGTGCGGTGAGAGTTTGATGAGTTACAAGATTATATCGTGCATCTTGGATTGCTTGTGCCATGGGATTTAGTAGCAGTAATTTCTGAACAAGTGTATTCGTAACCAAAGCTAAAGGATAAATTATAGGCGTTGCATAAAATCCCGCCTGAAGGATTACTTCCCATATATAGCTAATGTCTCGAAACTTAACATACGCAGCCGCTAGAAATAGAGATACCCCAAGTGAGAATATATAAATCTCAATTATATTCAACGGCAAAAGGAGGGCTGTTACAGAGAAGTCTACCCCGTTAATAATTGCGAATGCGAAGACAACAACAAGATTTATAGTTAGATTTATTAGAGCAGATAAACTACTAGAGAAAACTATAATCCACCTAGGAATTCTAATCTTTCGAATTAAGTCACCTCTTCCTACGATTGACCCGAGGCTTTGACTAGTCATTTCAACAAAGAAATTCCAAAGTACAATACCTAAAAGCAAATATACAGGGAAATGCTGTACGTCCTTGCCTATCTTCAAAAAATAAACAAATACAATATAGAGAATTATAAAAAGAAGCAAAGGCTTCAGGAGCGACCAGGCATACCCCAGGATTGACCCCTGATAACGAAGTTTAAAATCAGTTCGTACAAGCTCGGCCAATAGAACTCTATTCTGTTTTGATAAGTAAGTCTTCATGTCTTTGCTATTATTATAAATGAACATGTTAAATACGTCGACACCAAGAGCAGCTATTGTAGTTCTAAATTACAAAGCTATTGAAGATACCTTGGCTTGCATTGAGTCGCTGATGCACCAAAGTTATAAAGATTTTCATATTATAGTTGTCGAAAATGGATCCCGTGACACTTCCGCAGTTGAACTACACAAACTTGAGAAAAAATACCCAGAAAAGATTACTGTTTTATACAACGAACATAACCTTGGTTTCACAGGAGGGGTTAATACCGGTATAGAGTGGGCGCAAAACCACCAATACCCCTATGTCGCCCTCTTTAATAACGATGCTATTGCAGATAGGATATGGCTAGAATCACTTGTCACTAAAATAGAAACCAGCAAAGAGCTCGGCATCGTAACCAGCTTACTATTAAGGCAAGATGGAAACACCATAGATAGTACCGCAGAGCAATATAGCACATGGGGACTTGCCTTTCCTCAGAACCGTGATAAACCCGTCACCGAAGCCCCACAAGAGGCACTAATTTTTGGCGCAACGGGTGGGGCTAGTCTATATCGTATGGAAATGCTCCGTGATATAGGGGTTTTTGATGAGTCGTTTTTTGCTTACTACGAAGATGTGGACCTTAGTTTTCGCGCCCAACTGGCTGGTTGGAAAATTATGTACACACCAAATGCGATCGCCTACCACAAGCAGGGTGCAACAAGTAATAAAATGCCTGGCGGGTTTACTATTTATCAGACATTCAAAAACCTACCCCTACTGTTTACCAAAAATGTCCCTAGAGGTTTATTATTCTCCGTGGGTATCCGTTTTTGGTTTGCATACATCATGATGCTTGGGCATGCAATCAAAAAAGGACGTGGCTGGCCCGCGCTCAAGGGTTGGATAAAAAGCATTCAGCTTTTTTGGACGTCTGCCCTCCCTGCCAGACGAAAAATACAGAGTAATAAAAAAGTATCAACTGCTTATATCCGCTCAATCCTCTGGCCTGATCTTCCCCCTGATCAAACTGGCCTGCGCAAAGTGCGTAAATTCTTCACAGGTAAATAATTATGAAATTATTGGAATATGAGGCTAAGAATATTTTGCGCATTGGGGATATCTCCGTGCCTACGTCGACACTCATAAAATCAACTGGAGATATGGTCGATCTCCCCACTGTCTTAAAATCACAAGTCCCAGTTGGCGGACGGGGCAAACTTGGCGGAGTTGTTGTCGTAGAGGATACAGCCGCTTTAAATAAAGCCGTAGACAGCTTGTTCAATCTAGATATAAAGGGCTATAAGCCAAACACAATCCTCGCCGAAGAAAAATTAGACATAGCTGCCGAGCACTACGTCTCACTTCTTGTCGATCGTAGTTCGGCCAGCATCAGGTTGGTCGCTCATAAAAATGGTGGCATTGAAGTTGAAGATAATAGCACTGAAGATTTTTTGAATTTGCCAATCGATAATACCAACGTTGATGACCGCGCAGACAAACTAGCCGCCTATCTAGGGTACGATGTTCTTCTTATAAAACCACTGCTTGTGAAACTCTACAGTACTTTTATTAAAAATGATGTTCTGCTTCTAGAGATTAACCCTTTAGTTTATACAAAAAATGGCGATCTTGTCTGCGGAGATTGCAAGATGGAACTTGATGACGCAGCCGCGTTTCGCCACCCGGATTGGAATTTTGAAGAAAAACCAAGTGATGCGAATTTCGTCGTCTTAAATAAGAAAGGTACTATTGCGACAATCGCCAATGGAGCCGGACTTGCCATGGCAACCGTCGATGCGGTAGCTGCTAGAGGTATGACACCCGCCAACTTCCTCGATATTGGAGGTGGTGCAAACACGGAAAGTGTCTTAAAGGCATTTCGAAAAATCGTAGAATTTGAGAATATTCAGGCGATCGTTATAAACATATTCGCCGGTATCACCAGGTGCGACGAGGTTGCAAGGGCGATTATTGCCGCAAAAGAACAGATCGACACCCTGCCACCCCTATTCATTCGTCTGGCTGGTACGAACTTCGAAGAGGCCGTTACTCTACTTGAAGCTCAGAACATAGCCACACTTCCTACTCTCGAAAAGTGCCTGTCAGCTGCAAAAGAGGCAAGTCGTGAATAGTACTATCTTCACCACTAAAAACATTATCGTTCAAGGTATCACCGGAAGCCATGGATCTTTCCATACCGCAGCCATGCTGGCAGCAGGGACAAATATCGTTGCGGGAACTTCACCAAACAAGGCCGGACAAGTTATTAATGGAGTACCCGTCTATGCGACCATTGCTGATATTCAAAAAGATCACACAGTAGATACAACTGTAATCTTTGTCCCCGCTCCTTTTGCAAAAGATGCAATGCTCGAAGCTATTGCCGCTAAAATACCTCTTATCATCTGTATAACCGAAGGTGTTCCAGTACATGACATGCTTGTCGTAAAAAAGCAGGCGGATGCAGCCGGTATCGTACTCATTGGACCAAATTGCCCCGGTGTTCTTGTCCCTGGGATTAATAAACTAGGGATTATTCCGGCCAATATGGGTACACCCGGTACTATCGGTATCGTCAGCCGATCAGGAACGCTTACGTACGAGGCCGCCGCCGGCTTAACAGCACGAAGTATTGGACAAAAATATATCATCGGCATAGGCGGCGACCGTATTCAGGGCACTGATTTTGTAGATTGTCTAGAATTGTTTGAAAATGACCCAGACATCACATCAATTGTGCTCATTGGTGAAATCGGTGGTACGAGTGAGTTAAAGGCCGCAGACTATATCGCCTCACATGTTTCAAAGCCTGTCTTTGCCTACATCGCTGGCCACACAGCACCTAAGGGTGTATCCCTGGGTCACGCAGGGGCAATCCTGGGAAGTGATGACGAATCGGCGGGCATAAAA
This portion of the Candidatus Saccharimonadales bacterium genome encodes:
- a CDS encoding polysaccharide ABC transporter ATP-binding protein, with protein sequence MDNVAIKISNVSKSFNLPHERQNTLKGLVINFKKRGYERQHVLSDLSFDIHKGEFLGILGRNGSGKSTLLKTISGIYSPDEGSIDINGKLTPFIELGVGFNPELSGRDNVFLNGALLGFSRTEIENIYEDIVSFAELERFMDQKLKNYSSGMQVRLAFSIAIRADTDILVLDEVLAVGDEAFQRKCYSYFNELKSKGKTVILVTHDMSAVQRFCTRAIVLSDGRIIYDGNTSSASDVYRDLNLQSTQNSLKSNNKKKSKISKNSDVACQIEELVTIGDDNESKVFYRPHEDIKVVCRVRINNSDAKNIELLIKLNNPGGTILSALEFVLDEKTKKDFSKGDLITISWTIPGIFNDGKYLLSASLKNKKTGDFYIVNDDIYEFDVEGWDMPNVLIHPDDAYSVGVEN
- a CDS encoding ABC transporter permease, which gives rise to MKTYLSKQNRVLLAELVRTDFKLRYQGSILGYAWSLLKPLLLFIILYIVFVYFLKIGKDVQHFPVYLLLGIVLWNFFVEMTSQSLGSIVGRGDLIRKIRIPRWIIVFSSSLSALINLTINLVVVFAFAIINGVDFSVTALLLPLNIIEIYIFSLGVSLFLAAAYVKFRDISYIWEVILQAGFYATPIIYPLALVTNTLVQKLLLLNPMAQAIQDARYNLVTHQTLTAHTLIGNTWMILTPFILTILIFIGGVFYFKKQSRTFAENI
- a CDS encoding glycosyltransferase family 2 protein, producing the protein MNMLNTSTPRAAIVVLNYKAIEDTLACIESLMHQSYKDFHIIVVENGSRDTSAVELHKLEKKYPEKITVLYNEHNLGFTGGVNTGIEWAQNHQYPYVALFNNDAIADRIWLESLVTKIETSKELGIVTSLLLRQDGNTIDSTAEQYSTWGLAFPQNRDKPVTEAPQEALIFGATGGASLYRMEMLRDIGVFDESFFAYYEDVDLSFRAQLAGWKIMYTPNAIAYHKQGATSNKMPGGFTIYQTFKNLPLLFTKNVPRGLLFSVGIRFWFAYIMMLGHAIKKGRGWPALKGWIKSIQLFWTSALPARRKIQSNKKVSTAYIRSILWPDLPPDQTGLRKVRKFFTGK
- a CDS encoding ATP-grasp domain-containing protein, whose translation is MKLLEYEAKNILRIGDISVPTSTLIKSTGDMVDLPTVLKSQVPVGGRGKLGGVVVVEDTAALNKAVDSLFNLDIKGYKPNTILAEEKLDIAAEHYVSLLVDRSSASIRLVAHKNGGIEVEDNSTEDFLNLPIDNTNVDDRADKLAAYLGYDVLLIKPLLVKLYSTFIKNDVLLLEINPLVYTKNGDLVCGDCKMELDDAAAFRHPDWNFEEKPSDANFVVLNKKGTIATIANGAGLAMATVDAVAARGMTPANFLDIGGGANTESVLKAFRKIVEFENIQAIVINIFAGITRCDEVARAIIAAKEQIDTLPPLFIRLAGTNFEEAVTLLEAQNIATLPTLEKCLSAAKEASRE
- the sucD gene encoding succinate--CoA ligase subunit alpha; protein product: MNSTIFTTKNIIVQGITGSHGSFHTAAMLAAGTNIVAGTSPNKAGQVINGVPVYATIADIQKDHTVDTTVIFVPAPFAKDAMLEAIAAKIPLIICITEGVPVHDMLVVKKQADAAGIVLIGPNCPGVLVPGINKLGIIPANMGTPGTIGIVSRSGTLTYEAAAGLTARSIGQKYIIGIGGDRIQGTDFVDCLELFENDPDITSIVLIGEIGGTSELKAADYIASHVSKPVFAYIAGHTAPKGVSLGHAGAILGSDDESAGIKTLALAKAGAYTYDSITQLIESVK